CCAGCGCCTGACCACCATTACGACCTGAGCCACCAAACGCGATGCGTTGGCCTTCCAGCACTACCACGCTCATGCCCTTCTTACGAAGTTCAATGGCTGCGTTTGTGCCCGTCAAACCCGCGCCGATAATACAAACGTCTGCTTGAATATCACTGGTTAACTCTGGCTGTTCAGGCAAAACATTTGCCGTTGCTTGATAGTAGCTATCGATATACCCGTGTTCTTTCGCCATTTCGCGACTAAATCCTGATAAAAGGGTTAATTAAAAAGATGGCGAATATTCGCACTAAGCCACATTCCAAGCAAGGGATTCTTGCCCCTTGACCAAGCTCAAAAATAACTGGGTTCGTTGATGCTGTGCGCGGCGCACAAATTGGCACCTTTTCAAGGGGATTCTCATTGACAGAGGGGACAAATGTTTTGATGATGCGCGTTCATTTTTCAGCTTGGTATTTACCCAAACTACCTCAAGGCGCTTTTTCAGCGAAAAGACAGGTTTTGTGAGGGGCATGGTGGAAGGCGAGTAAATGGTTCTACTCCCAATCATGCTATGAGCAAGACACGTAGGCGAGAGGACGGAAATCTGCCTGTGCCTTAAGGTAGTTTGGGTATGCCACTTAAGGATAAAATCAAATGAACCAATATCTTAAAGGGGTGAAAGCGGCAAGCATCGCACTTACCGCAACAGTTTCTTTCAACGTTTCTGCAAGCGATGAAGTGCTGAATATCTACAACTGGGCCGAATACATGCCAATGGGTGTGATTAAGGCGTTTGAGAAGGAGTACGATGTTTCAGTTAACTATTCTACGTTTGAAAACAATGAATCCATGTATACCAAGCTGAAGTTGCTTGATGGAAAGGGCTATGACCTTGCGTTTGCATCGACATACTTTATCCAGCGCATGAGCGACGAAGGCATGTTGGCGAAAATCGATAAATCGAAAATCCCACATGTTAAGGACATTATTCCTGGTCTGATGGGTCAACCATTCGACAAAAACAATGACTACTCCCTGCCTTACATCTGGGGCGTGACGGCTATCAGTTACAACGGCGACATCGTTGATGGCAGCAATGTGACCAAATGGGCTGATCTTTGGAACGACGAGTTCGCAGGCCAAATCATGCTGCTCGACGACGTGCGGGATGTTTTCGGCATGGCACTGAAAGCCAAAGGCTACAGCATCAACACCACCAATGAAGCAGAGATCAAAGAAGCTTATGAAATGCTGAAAGATCTGCGTCCAAATGTCGTGGTTTACAACTCAGATGCACCGCACGTACCTTTTGTGACGGGCGAAGTCGGTATCGGTCAACAGTGGAACGGTAACGCCTACCTGGCGCAAGCCGAGATGGAAAACATCGAGTTTGTTTACCCAGATGAAGGCTCAATTCTTTGGATGGATAACTTCATCATTCCGAAAGGCGCAGAGAAGGTCGACCTGGCACATAAATTCATCGACTTCCTGTACCGCCCTGAAAACCAAGCGGCAATGGTCGAAGAGCTGGGTTACCCAGCACCAAGCAAGCGTGCAAAAGAAAAACTGTCTGCGGAATACACTGAGAACAATGTAATTTTCCCATCAGACGAAGATGTTGAAAAAGGCGAATTCACTAACGATGTGGGTGAAGCGGTCAGCATCTACAACCGTTACTGGCAATTGCTGAAAAGCTAACTCGCTTTAACGAAAAAACCGCGGCCATGAGCCGCGGTTTTTTTTATTCTGATGAGTTACAGCTAATTCGACGACTTAAAGAAAAGCATGTGTGCCGCACTCAGTGAAATCGCCCCACGCACAATCAACTTAAGCTGCTCTGCAGAAATTCGGGCAAACACCTTGTAGCCAATAAACATCCCGATAAACAGCGCCGGCAAACCACTCGCACTCGCCTGTAGGGTTTCTGTGTTAATCAAACCTAGACTCACCAAGCCCACCAGCTTCATGATATTCAAGGTCAGGAATGCCCAAACCCGTGTCGCCACATAGGCGGATTTATCCATTTTCTGCTCAAGGAGGAACAGTCCCATCAGTGGGCCAGCGGCATTTGCCAGGACTCCAACAAACCCACACAATGCACCAGCAACACTCGCCGCATAACGATTGGTGAAAACAGGGAGCGGATGGTAATCCAGCCAGATTGACATACCGAGTAGTGTGAAAATCAAAATACCCAGAATCGTCATGAAAGTATGTGGGTCGATGTTACCCAATACATAGGTGCCACCGATGACGCCAAGCGCGCCAAAAGGCAGGAGTTTTGCCAGTACACGCCAATTCACATTTTTCCGGTAAGTCAGCACGGCTATAAAGTCGGTAAGGAGGTAAAGCGGAATGATCACACCCAGCGCTTCCGGCCCAGGAAATGCCAGCATAGTCAGCGGCAAAATGATAAGCCCCATCCCACCGATTGAGAACTTTGAAAAGCCTGTCACAAGACAGGCTAACGAGATGAAAACCAGCGACATATCCATATATTTCCTCCCCTTGGTATCGACCCCGCCCTTCTGACTCAAGTTATGGACGACAGAATGATTCCTGATGTTTTGTAATTACTTTTTCTTCAATGAGGAGTAATCTGCTTACTCGATCATAGATGTAATCAGGACAGATAAGAATGATTGATTTTCGCTCAGACACAGTGACACAGCCGGATCAAAAAATGCGCGAAGCCATGGCTAATGCGCCCGTGGGTGATGACGTATATGGTGACGACCCAACGGTCAATGAACTGGAGCAGTGGGCTGCTGAGCGCCATGGTTTTGAGGCAGCGGTATTTACCTCATCAGGCACCCAAGCAAACTTGCTGGGTATTTTGGCACATTGTGACCGTGGTGACGAATATTTGTGCGGTCAACAAGCGCACAATTATAAGTATGAGGCAGGTGGTGCAGCAGTGCTGGGCTCGGTACAACCTCAACCCATCGAAAACAACAAAGACGGAACCCTGTGCTTTGAAAAGCTCGCGGCAGCGGTTAAACCGGATGACTCTCATTTTGCGCGTACCAAACTCTTCAGCTTAGAAAATACTATTGGCGGTAAAGTACTGCCCTTGGAGTATCTGGCGAAAGCAAGAGAGTTCGTGAATAAACACAACCTGAAACTTCATTTAGATGGCGCGCGTGTATATAACGCATCAGTGGCTATGGGTGTAGATATTAAGGAAATCAGCCAGCACTTCGACTCCATGACCATTTGTTTGTCAAAAGGTCTCGGTGCACCGATTGGCTCTTTGCTGTTAGGCGATGCTGACTACATTCAGCGTGCACGTCGACTGCGTAAAATGGTCGGTGGCGGCATGCGCCAGGCTGGCATCTTGGCGGCAGCAGGTAAGATTGCCCTGACGGAAAACGTCGAACGTCTCAAAGATGATCACGACAACGCCCGTTACCTGTCTGAAAATCTTGGGGCGATTCCGGGTTTCAACACCTTTATCTACCCGGTTCAAACCAACATTGTTTACGCCGATGTTGCAGCACATATCGACATTCATTCGATTGCTTCAACGTTGAAAGAACAGGGGATTCTGTTCTCGCCTTCTCACAAGGCAATGCGTTTTGTGACTCACAAAGACGTGAAGAAATCTGACATAGATACGCTACTTTCGGCTATCGAAAAACAGCTCTGAGCGGTTTTTTGAATTAACGATGAAAGAGGCGGTTATCCGTCTCTTTTTGTATAGATAGAAGAGGAAAAACCATGGCAGGGGCCAGCCTTCTTACACTGCTTGATGACATTGCCACGATTCTGGATGACGTTTCCGTCATGAGTAAAATCGCCGCGAAGAAGACGGCGGGTGTACTGGGTGACGACCTCGCCCTCAATGCGGAGCAAGTTTCCGGTGTAAAAGCCGACAGGGAGTTGCCCGTCGTTTGGGCCGTTGCCAAAGGGTCCTTTCTCAACAAACTGATACTCGTTCCCGCGGCTCTGGCTATCAGTGCGATTGCACCTTGGCTGATCACTCCTCTTCTTATGCTGGGCGGCCTTTTCCTTTGTTACGAAGGTGCAGAGAAAGTACTGCATACCTTCTTCCACAAAGATGAAGAGCATCCCGCCAGTGAAGCGCAGGACTTCAATACCGCTACGCTGGATGCCGCAGAATACGAAGCGCAAAAAATAAAAGGCGCGATCAGGACGGACTTTATCCTCTCGGCCGAAATCATTGTCATCACGCTAGGTGTAGTATCAGAAGCTACCTTCCTCACCCAAGTTGTCACCCTGTCTGGCATAGCGTTTTTAATGACGATAGGCGTTTATGGCTTGGTCGCGTTGATCGTCAAAATCGATGATGCAGGACTTTATCTCAGCCAGAAAGCAGGCAGTATCAAACAAGCCGTAGGTCGCGGTCTGCTCTCCTTTGCACCCTACCTGATGAAAGGGCTGTCTATTGTCGGCACCGTCGCCATGTTCTTGGTTGGCGGTGGCATCCTCACCCACGGCATACATGTGCTTTCTGAACTCATTACAGACGCTGCTCAGGAAACTGCGCTGATACCGACAGTGGGCACTGTGATTTCTGCGCTGATACCAACACTGCTTAATGGTTTGATTGGATTGGTAGCAGGGCTGATTATCGTTGGACTCTTTAGTTTGGGCAGTAAACTGAAGCCTTCAAAGTCATAAGTGTTAACTTCACGACCGATTTGCGTACTACTACGGATTGCCACATTTCTTGTCTACCCTTAACGTTGTTTGGATATAAATCAGTCAACGTTAGGGAGAACGGAAATGACGGCAAAACATGTATTTATTACTGGTGGTGCAAGTGGAATTGGCTTTGGCATGGCGCAGGGTTTTGCCCAAGCAGGCCATAAAATCACTCTTTCAGATATCAATAAAGAAGCGCTGGATAACGCCGTCAGCAAATTGAGAAGCCAATTTGATGTGGATGTTCAGGGCGTTGAACTGGATGTCACCAACTCCGAACAATTGGCTTCTGCGCCTTCTCGTGTTGATGCCCCAGTCGATATTCTCGTTAACAATGCAGGCATCCAATTTGTCTCCGCGCTGGAGCAATTCCCCGAGGACAAATGGCGTCTTATCATCGACATTTTGCTATGCGGCCCAGCCATGCTGACCAAAGCCTTTCTTCCTTCCATGTATGAATGCAACTTTGGGCGAATCATCAATGTTGGCTCCATTCACAGCCTTGTCGCCTCGCCGTATAAATCCGCCTACGTGTCTGCGAAACACGGCTTGTTGGGCTTTTCCAAGACCATCGCGCTGGAAAGCGCAGAGCATGATGTCACCATCAACACGCTTTGTCCTTCTTATGTGAAAACACCGCTGGTGGAAAATCAAATCATGGCACAGGCGCAGAATCACGGCATTACGGAAGAAGAAGTGATCAACACTATTATGCTTAAGCCGATGCCGAAAAAAGCCTTCATAGATCTGAGTGAGCTTGCCGACACTGCCCTTTTCCTATGCTCCCCAGCGGCAAAAAATATCACAGCACAGGCAATCACCATCGACGGTGGCTGGACAGCACACTGATTCCTTGCTCCCAAAGCTGAACCATATCGACTACTTTTTGCGCACTTGTTCACTATAATCCGGTGAATAAAGTGCGCCAGTCCACATTGCCAACACGTCCGCGATTCTTTATCTCAAAATCAGTAAGTTAACGGCGCTACACTGAGTTTTATGAGAAACACAGTGAAAGGAGAGCGCTATGCCACATCAGCCATTAACCAGTGACATGCTCTATCGCACTTCACAGCTGACCAAACTCGACGTTTCATCTACCAAGCATCTTGAACCGCTCGAAGAGATTGTGGGGCAGGATCGTGCTCGTCAGGCCGTTGAGTTTGCGATGTCCATTAAGGAAAAAGGCTACAACATCTACGCAGTCGGCCAGAACGGTCTTGGCAAGCGCACCATGGTGATGCGCTATCTCAGCCGCCATTGGCAATATACCCATCCGGTTTATGACTGGTGTTATGTCGCCAACTTCCAGGACTCCCGCGTACCGAAAGTGCTGCAAATGCCAGCTGGCCGCGGTCTCAAGCTGAAAAAAGATCTTGAGAAAATGATGGGACGTCTGGGGAAATCCCTGCAGCTCGCCTTTGACAATGAGATGTATTACTCCCGCGCTGATGCACTCAAAAACCGCCTGACAGAGATGCAGGAAGGTGCCTTGGGAGAACTCAGCCAGGAAGCAAAGCTGCAAAGTGTCAGCCTTTCCATCACAACCTCCGGTGACTATCAGTTCATTGCCTTGAATGGCGAAGAGCCGCATACCGAAGAAACCTTCGACGCTCTTTCTCAGAAAGAACAGGAGCATTTCGATCAGGCCATTCGCGATTTGGAAATCCAGCTCCGCGGATTGGTGCGCAAGCTGACCGAGTGGGAAGAAACTTACGCTGAGAAACAGCAAAAGCTGGATGAAGAAATTGCAACCGAAGCCATTTCCCATCATATGGTTAAGCTGATCGAGTCTTATTCTGACCTGCCTCAGGTGAAAAAATACCTGAAAGAAATGCAAGGCGATGTACTGGAGAACCTCGATATCTTCCTGCAGGAAAGCGAAGAACAAGCCGCCCTCGCCTATGCGGCGCTGGATAAGAAATTGCCGCGTCGCTATCAAGTCAATGTGTTGGTCGCGCAGGAAGAGGAAGTGCCGCCGGTGATCGTGGAAGATAGCCCGACCTACCACAACATTTTCGGCTATGTAGAAAACGCAACCTACAAAGGCACGGTGTTCACCGATTTCTCGTTGATCCGCCCCGGCAGCATCCATCGAGCAAACGGTGGCGTTCTGCTGATTGATGCGGTGAAAGTTCTTGAGCGTCCTTACGTTTGGGACGGCTTGAAGCGTGCGCTGAGCTCGCGTAAAGCTTCGCTGAGTTCACTCGAGCGCGAAGTGACCCTCAGCGGCACTATATCTCTGGAACCAGAGCCAATTCCACTGGATGTAAAAATCATCCTGTTTGGCGACTATCACACCTACAAACTGCTGCAACACTATGATGCAGAGTTCAGTGAGCTGTTCCGTGTCACCGCAGATTTTGAAGACGACATGCCGCGCAATGAAGATAGCGAAATGAAGTACGCCATGTTCATTTCCAGCATTTGTCACGACAACAACCTGCTGCATTGCGACCCCGGAGCCATTGGCCGAATCATTGAGCACAGCAGTCGTCAGTCCTGCGATCAGGATAAGCTTTCCCTACACTCAGCCGATATTGCGAACCTGCTGCGCGAATCGAACTATCAGGCCAGAGTCAGCAATGCCAACATCATCCGAGCATCCCACGTCGAAAAGGCGCTGGCGAGCCGCGACATGCGTGTCAGCCGCTTACGTGATCACGTCATGGAAGGTTTCACCACAGGAACAACCCTGATTGACACCAAAGGCAAAGCCGTGGGTCAGGTGAACGCGCTCTCCGTGCTGGCAACCAACGATTTCAGCTTCGGTGCACCTAACCGAATCACGGCGACAACCTCGTTTGGTGATGGCGCTGTGCTGGATATCGAGCGCAGTGTCGAGCTGGGTGGCAGCATTCACTCTAAAGGTGTCATGATCCTAACTGCCTACCTGTCTTCGCTGTTGGGTAAACAAGCGAAAATACCGCTGACCACTCGCATTACCTTTGAGCAATCTTACGGTGGTGTGGATGGCGACAGTGCTTCTATGGCGGAATTTTGTGCGATTCTGTCTGCGATTTCCGGTATACCGCTGCGTCAGGATCTGTCTATTACAGGTTCAATGAATCAGTTTGGTCAGGCACAACCGATTGGTGGTGTGAACGAGAAAATCGAAGGCTTCTTCGACGTATGTACTATCAAAGGACCTAAATCTTCTCAAGGCGTGATTATTCCCCGCTCCAACGTGCACAACCTGATGCTACGTAAAGACATCATCCATGCCGTTGAAAAAGGGAAATTCCACATCTACGCCATTGATCATGTCAGTGAAGCTATCGAACTGTTCACGGGTATCCCAGCAGGAAAACCAGATAGCAAAGGCAAATTCAAAACTGATACTGTGCTGCATAAAGCCGCGGAAAAGCTGGATGCACTCAGAAAGAAAAGTTCAAAAGCCTAATCGCATAAGGTAATGAGCAAAAAGCCGACTGAAAAGTCGGCTTTTTCTTTGTGGCAAGGATTTGTTGAACTGTGTTGGTTAGCCCAGATTAACCATAAGCAATTGACGGTAGCCAGAGTATCAGGTTCGGCCAGAACACCAGCATCACCAATGCCAGCAGTTGAAGGATAATGAAAGGAATCACACCCTTATAGATATCCATCAGTTTCACTTCCGGAGGGCATACCCCTTTCAGATAGAACAACGCAAACCCAACGGGTGGCGTTAAGAAGCTGGTCTGCAAAGCCATGGCCACCAGCATGACAAACCAAACCAATTCTGGATTATCCAGCCCCGGATAGTCGCCAATGCTCAAATCTAAACCTAATACCACAGGCGCTAACAGCGGCAGCACAATCAAGGTGATCTCAATCCAATCAAGGAAGAAGCCCAACAGGAAAATCACCAACAGGATGAAAGCCACAATGCCGTAAGGGCCAAATGGTAAGGCTTCAAAGGCACTTTCGATAAACTCGTCGCCGCCCAGCTCACGCAGCACCAGTGCAAAACAGGTCGCACCAATAAATATCGCGAAGATATAAGCGGTAGTTTTGTAGCTGTCGAGCAGCACTTCTTTCAGCACTTCGAGCGAGAAGCGCTTGTAGTAAACCGCCAGCAAAATAGCACCGAATGCACCCACACCTGAAGCTTCTGTTGGTGTCGCTATCCCCGTGAAGATAGAGCCTAACACCACAATGATCAGCATGAAGGTTGGCACAATCGCTTTGGCTACATCTTTGATGACTGCCCAATCAACGCCTTTCGCATCTTCCGGCAAAGGCAGGGAATCTGACTTCACCACACCCATGATCAAAAGGTACACAATATAAATTGCACCCAGCATCAACCCCGGGAACATGGCCCCCATAAAGAGGTCACCTACAGAAAGTCCCAGCTGATCTGCCATGATCACCAACATAATGGAAGGCGGCAGTAAGATCCCCAGCGTACCCGCAGAAGCAACAGTACCTAACGCAAGTGGTAGGTTGTAGCCTTGCTTCATCATGGCGGGCAGAGACATAGTCGCCAGCAATACGACAGATGCACCGATGATTCCCGTCGA
The nucleotide sequence above comes from Grimontia kaedaensis. Encoded proteins:
- a CDS encoding ABC transporter substrate-binding protein, with product MNQYLKGVKAASIALTATVSFNVSASDEVLNIYNWAEYMPMGVIKAFEKEYDVSVNYSTFENNESMYTKLKLLDGKGYDLAFASTYFIQRMSDEGMLAKIDKSKIPHVKDIIPGLMGQPFDKNNDYSLPYIWGVTAISYNGDIVDGSNVTKWADLWNDEFAGQIMLLDDVRDVFGMALKAKGYSINTTNEAEIKEAYEMLKDLRPNVVVYNSDAPHVPFVTGEVGIGQQWNGNAYLAQAEMENIEFVYPDEGSILWMDNFIIPKGAEKVDLAHKFIDFLYRPENQAAMVEELGYPAPSKRAKEKLSAEYTENNVIFPSDEDVEKGEFTNDVGEAVSIYNRYWQLLKS
- a CDS encoding sulfite exporter TauE/SafE family protein, coding for MDMSLVFISLACLVTGFSKFSIGGMGLIILPLTMLAFPGPEALGVIIPLYLLTDFIAVLTYRKNVNWRVLAKLLPFGALGVIGGTYVLGNIDPHTFMTILGILIFTLLGMSIWLDYHPLPVFTNRYAASVAGALCGFVGVLANAAGPLMGLFLLEQKMDKSAYVATRVWAFLTLNIMKLVGLVSLGLINTETLQASASGLPALFIGMFIGYKVFARISAEQLKLIVRGAISLSAAHMLFFKSSN
- the ltaE gene encoding low-specificity L-threonine aldolase, with product MIDFRSDTVTQPDQKMREAMANAPVGDDVYGDDPTVNELEQWAAERHGFEAAVFTSSGTQANLLGILAHCDRGDEYLCGQQAHNYKYEAGGAAVLGSVQPQPIENNKDGTLCFEKLAAAVKPDDSHFARTKLFSLENTIGGKVLPLEYLAKAREFVNKHNLKLHLDGARVYNASVAMGVDIKEISQHFDSMTICLSKGLGAPIGSLLLGDADYIQRARRLRKMVGGGMRQAGILAAAGKIALTENVERLKDDHDNARYLSENLGAIPGFNTFIYPVQTNIVYADVAAHIDIHSIASTLKEQGILFSPSHKAMRFVTHKDVKKSDIDTLLSAIEKQL
- a CDS encoding DUF808 domain-containing protein, which translates into the protein MAGASLLTLLDDIATILDDVSVMSKIAAKKTAGVLGDDLALNAEQVSGVKADRELPVVWAVAKGSFLNKLILVPAALAISAIAPWLITPLLMLGGLFLCYEGAEKVLHTFFHKDEEHPASEAQDFNTATLDAAEYEAQKIKGAIRTDFILSAEIIVITLGVVSEATFLTQVVTLSGIAFLMTIGVYGLVALIVKIDDAGLYLSQKAGSIKQAVGRGLLSFAPYLMKGLSIVGTVAMFLVGGGILTHGIHVLSELITDAAQETALIPTVGTVISALIPTLLNGLIGLVAGLIIVGLFSLGSKLKPSKS
- a CDS encoding 3-hydroxybutyrate dehydrogenase, whose protein sequence is MTAKHVFITGGASGIGFGMAQGFAQAGHKITLSDINKEALDNAVSKLRSQFDVDVQGVELDVTNSEQLASAPSRVDAPVDILVNNAGIQFVSALEQFPEDKWRLIIDILLCGPAMLTKAFLPSMYECNFGRIINVGSIHSLVASPYKSAYVSAKHGLLGFSKTIALESAEHDVTINTLCPSYVKTPLVENQIMAQAQNHGITEEEVINTIMLKPMPKKAFIDLSELADTALFLCSPAAKNITAQAITIDGGWTAH
- a CDS encoding Lon protease family protein yields the protein MPHQPLTSDMLYRTSQLTKLDVSSTKHLEPLEEIVGQDRARQAVEFAMSIKEKGYNIYAVGQNGLGKRTMVMRYLSRHWQYTHPVYDWCYVANFQDSRVPKVLQMPAGRGLKLKKDLEKMMGRLGKSLQLAFDNEMYYSRADALKNRLTEMQEGALGELSQEAKLQSVSLSITTSGDYQFIALNGEEPHTEETFDALSQKEQEHFDQAIRDLEIQLRGLVRKLTEWEETYAEKQQKLDEEIATEAISHHMVKLIESYSDLPQVKKYLKEMQGDVLENLDIFLQESEEQAALAYAALDKKLPRRYQVNVLVAQEEEVPPVIVEDSPTYHNIFGYVENATYKGTVFTDFSLIRPGSIHRANGGVLLIDAVKVLERPYVWDGLKRALSSRKASLSSLEREVTLSGTISLEPEPIPLDVKIILFGDYHTYKLLQHYDAEFSELFRVTADFEDDMPRNEDSEMKYAMFISSICHDNNLLHCDPGAIGRIIEHSSRQSCDQDKLSLHSADIANLLRESNYQARVSNANIIRASHVEKALASRDMRVSRLRDHVMEGFTTGTTLIDTKGKAVGQVNALSVLATNDFSFGAPNRITATTSFGDGAVLDIERSVELGGSIHSKGVMILTAYLSSLLGKQAKIPLTTRITFEQSYGGVDGDSASMAEFCAILSAISGIPLRQDLSITGSMNQFGQAQPIGGVNEKIEGFFDVCTIKGPKSSQGVIIPRSNVHNLMLRKDIIHAVEKGKFHIYAIDHVSEAIELFTGIPAGKPDSKGKFKTDTVLHKAAEKLDALRKKSSKA
- a CDS encoding TRAP transporter large permease; translated protein: MEANEILILAMFGSFIVLLFIGIPVAWVLGGVGVAFALIGYYSDIYLDTWTGLDFTTLGLVVNRLYKIMDNWILVALPMFIFMGNMLDKSGVADRLMHAMQALFGRVHGGLAITVMAIGIILAASTGIIGASVVLLATMSLPAMMKQGYNLPLALGTVASAGTLGILLPPSIMLVIMADQLGLSVGDLFMGAMFPGLMLGAIYIVYLLIMGVVKSDSLPLPEDAKGVDWAVIKDVAKAIVPTFMLIIVVLGSIFTGIATPTEASGVGAFGAILLAVYYKRFSLEVLKEVLLDSYKTTAYIFAIFIGATCFALVLRELGGDEFIESAFEALPFGPYGIVAFILLVIFLLGFFLDWIEITLIVLPLLAPVVLGLDLSIGDYPGLDNPELVWFVMLVAMALQTSFLTPPVGFALFYLKGVCPPEVKLMDIYKGVIPFIILQLLALVMLVFWPNLILWLPSIAYG